DNA from Mycolicibacterium alvei:
GAGACCGAATTCGCCGCCGAGGAAAGGGCGAACCTCGGCGAGGGGGCCGAGTCGGTGACGGCCGTGGTCGCCGGCGGAACCCGCACCGCACCGGCCCGCACTGACACCCAGGCCGAGCAGGTCATCGCGGCATTCGGCGGCCGGGAGAACCTCGTCAACGTCGACGCCTGCATCACCCGGTTGCGGATGGAAGTGGGCGACAGGTCCAAGGTCGATCACGACCGGTTGAAGGCACTCGGCGCCGCAGGGGTCATCGAGGTCGGCAACAGCGTGCAGGCGGTATTCGGTACCAATTCCGAGGCGCTGAAGAACGCGATCATCGACAGCTTGTAGGCATGCAGACGGCGGTCACGCTCGCGCATCCCTCGGCGAACCCGGCCCGGCTTCGGGCGCGGCCCGGGTTGCGTCCCCGGCTCCGACCAACTGCTCGAAGAGCGCGCGATAGTGCACGATCGCCTCGCGCTGCGCCTCGGTGCCGATGTCACCCTGTTCTTGCGCGAGATGAAGGACGTGGGCAGCCCGGTAATGTTCGACCACCTTGGGGTGATCCACCGAGACATCAGCGGCGCGCTGCTCGAAATCGTCTATTGGATAACCCCGTTCGCGCATCACCTCGGTCACCAGACGATCCGCGTCCGCGACTGATTTCGACGGGTCGTCGACGAACGACGCCTGAGTGACGCCCCACGCCTCGACGTATCGCGTCCGCGATTCCGGCGTCAACTCAGCGATGTCCAGCTTGTTGTGCTTGCGTTCGCGCGCACGCAGTTCCCGCTCCGCGGCGCGCTGACCACCGGCTGTTTCGACGGCATGCTCGTACTCCGGACCGAACCGATCCTGGAGCCGTTCACTTCGCTTCTGACGCATCATCGGGGCGGCAACCACCACCCCGAGCGCCACGATGGCCACGGCAACTACCGCGATGACAATCCAACCCCAAGTAGGCATTTTTCAGACCTCCTGCGGCCAGGAGTACCCGCCCGGCGCCTTCGGAAACGTCAATTCCCGGATGCGCCGACTGATCAGCGGCGGTAGGACCGGCGATAGCCAGCCGGGCCATCATCAGAGCTTGGCGAAGCAGGCGTCCTCGGAACCGTCGTTGGGGATGGACGCATTCTGGCTGGAGAACCTGCCCACTACTCCGGTGTCGGTCACCGAGACGCTGTCGGCGTGGATCCCGAGCGGGTAGGCATCGTTGAGCTTCGTCATCAGGGCGTCGAGGGCCGTCTGCACGGTGTCCTTCTCGAACGGGCCGCTCACATCGATGATCTGCAGGTCCAGGTTTCCGTTGTTCACCACCGGTTTTGCGGTCACCTTGGTGTCCCCGACGGCCTGCATCGTGATGGTGCCCGCGGCCGGGTCGGTGCTCACATCGGTCACCAAAGCGCCGACGCCGGGCAGATTCTCGGCCACCGTGTCCTTGATTCCGGCCGACGTCCAGGTCAGCGTGGCGGTCAGCGACCCGATGGTGCCCTTGGAGTCCGCGGTGCCCTGCAACCGGATGTCGGACAGCGCCACGTCCGCGGTCATTCCCTTGGCGGCCTGCACCTGCTTGCCCGCGGTCTGCACCGAGATGTTGGTGTAGTGCCCGGTGATGTGCTGCCACAAGAACGGCGGACTGACCCCGAACGAGACCGAGGCGTTGTCCTCCACCACACATTCGGCGACCGAGACCAGCAGGGAGCCGGCCTTGTGGCGGGCGAACAGTTCACCGCCGGTCAAGCCGATGACCACCAGCGCGACGGCGATGACCGCAATCAGGACGATCGCCTGCGGACTGCGCCATTGCGACGACGGTTTCGCCGCCTCGGGCTGAGGCTTGGGCTGAAGCTGGTCGGGTGCGGGAGCCGGTGCACGGGGCTTCGTGATCTTCTCGGTCGCGGCCTCGGGTGGCTGATACCGCGCCCGGATCTGTTCGGTCGCGGCCTCCGGCAGTCGAGGGCGCGCCCGGAATTGCTCGGTCGGCACCTCGGGCCGGCCGGGGCGGGGCAGCCGCCGAGTGGCCGGGTCGGGCGGCGGCACGGGACCCCGGCCTCGACGGTCGGGTTCGCCGGGGCGTTGCGGCGGTGTCGGCATCACCGCAATTCTGCCTCATCACCCCGGCGGTCAGCCGGGTGGCGCGCCTGTGGGTCCGCTCCTCATTCCCCGCCGGCTGCCACACCCGGCGCCGCGACTTCGGGCTGTTGCTGCAGGTCAGCGGGATTCACGGTGGCGGCTGCCCCGATCGACAGACCGGCGATCACCAGGCAGATCACCATGTAGACCAGGCTGCCGGTGGGATCGCCATCCGCGGTGAGACCATCGACCGCACCGAAGTAGGCCGGCAGGGCCGTCAGCCACAGGACGGTCATGACCGCCAGGTAGACCGCGGCGTAGCGCAGGATGAGCGGGTTCGCATAGCGCACGCCCGCGAGGTCGGGGTCCTTACGCAGGCTGGCCCATTGACCGAACAACACCGGAATCGCCACCAGTGCGATCAGGACGAGTTCGGCGGCGTAGATGAACCCGCCGACATCGGTGCTCCCCGAGATCGACGTGCCCACGGTGGCGGGCAGGGGCAGCACCGCGGTCCCGATGGACGCCAGGACGCCGACGACGATGGTGCGGCCCAGGATCTGGAGGCCGGTGAAGGTCTTGCCGTCCTCGACGTGCCGGCCGACGAACAGCTGAACGCAGAATGCCAGCGACATCGGCCACAGGGCCGCGAACACCACCACGCTGGGCAACGGCACCGAATCGAAGAACGGCTGGTTCATCGGATGGTCCAACGTCCACTCCCACCACCGCAGCTGCGGGCCCAGGTGGTCGAAGATCTCGTAGAACGCGTGGTGGACGAACCCGACACAGATCGCGCCGACCAGCACACCGCGGCGGCGGAAAACCCCGAGGATCCGGACGATCTCGTAGGCCACCGTCGCCATCATCGGGTAGATCGCCACGATGTAGAGCGGCAGCCGGCCCCACAGGAAGTCCACGGTGAACACGTTGTGCGCGAACATGGTGTCCACGTGTTCGCTGATCCCGAACGCGCCGGGGAAGTACAGCGGCGGTTCGATGATCAGCAGATAGGCAATGGCGCCGAACCACAGCACCAGGTTGGTCGGATCGTTGTGACGACGCAGCCGGACGATCGCGTAGACCAGGGCGAGCACCGCGCCGACGATCACGGTGATCTCCAGCACCGGAAGCGTCCAGTTCTCCAGCCCGAACGGATTGCGGAACTCGACCACTCCCCCGGCGGTATCACATGAAAAGCCAAGACGTTGAGCCAAACCCGCGAAGGTCGGGGTACACAGATCAGACATCGGCGGTGGTCGCTTTCTGTTCGATGGCGTCACCTGCGGTGTACCACTGGGTGACGTCGTAACCGGCCTCGTAGCGCGAGAACCACTCGTCGGCCAACACCGGCAGATTCTCGTGGGCGGGATTGTGGCCCGGAATCTGGCTGCGCACAACACCGACGAGGGCGGTCAGCATCTCGCGGACCGGCAGGTGGTCGAACGCATTCGCCACCGGTCCGTCATACGCGGTCTTGGTGAACGGAAGCTTTTGCAGCAGAGCCTTTTTCCGGGCCTGCATACCGAACATCGACACCGCGTCGATCTGGCGTTCCGCCAGCGGGACGTGCTTGTTGAAACCTTCCGTGGCGATCTTGAGCACGGCCCACACGTGCTTGAAGACCGACGGGGCAACCCGCATCCGGTACCACGGGTCATCGGCCACCGCGTCGTAGATGATCAGCGCCGAGCTGCGGTGCTCAACCTCTTCGACGAAGTGCCACAGGAACAGCGACGCCACCCGGTCGTCCCCCGGGGCGAACAGCGTGTCGTCATGGTCGAGCATCAGCTTGAAGACCGGGGTGAAGGTCGCCTCCAGATCGGCGGTGTAGGCCAACCGGTACTTCAGCGGCGTCTGGGCGGTCAGATCGTCGAACGCCTTGATCACCTCGTCGAGGGTTTCCTTCAGCGCCGGATAGGTCTTCAGCAGTCCCTTGGCGTGCTGGCGGTGGGCCATCGAGTGTTGGCCTTCCTGCCGCACGAAGGCCTGGGCCTCCGCTGCCACCGCCGGATCGGCGATGAACGGCATGGCCTCGGTGATCATCTGGCCGATCATTTTCTCGAAGGCGATCGCCAGGAACGACACCGCGTTGGCCATCGACGAGAACGCCGGATTGTCCTCGTTCCACAGGAACGGGACGCGATGGTCCGCGAACGCGAACCTCATTTTCCGCACGATCAGATCCGTCATCGGTGCCACCTCAGCTCTTCCGGAGCAATCATACAAATGATGCCTTCGTTGTATGATTACTACACACGGCTGCGGCCCGTCAACGGCAGAGGAAGATATTCTGCAGGGATGTTGCTGGCCAGAACTCCGGACCGTGGCGCGTAGGCGCGGGTGGGACGGGCGGCCGCCCGCCAGCGACGAGGAAGCCTCCGAACGCATCGTGGCCGCCGCCGTGGCGCTGATTGCCGAGACGGGCACCGGGATCAGCATCGCCGACGTCGCGGCGTCGCTCGGAGTCATCCGCCAGACCGTGTACCGCTACTTCCCCACCGCCGAGGCCCTGATGCACGCGGCGGCGATCGCCTCGGTGGAAGGCTTTCTCGACCGGTTGGCCGAAAGCGTGCGGGGGATCACCGATCCCGCCGAGGCGATGACCGAAGGCGTCATGTTCACCCTGGAGGAGGTCGCCCGCATACCGCACATCCGCATCATGCTGTCCGGTCCGCAGGCTGCCACCAGTTCGGTCAATGTCGCCTCCGGCGAAGGTCAGGCCTTCGGTATGCGGATGATCACCCGCTTCGACGTCGACTGGGAGAAGTACGGATACGACGAAACCGCACTGCGCGAGCTGGTGGAATTCACCCTGCGCACGATGCTGTCGTTCTTCGTCGCCCCCAACGAGCCGGGCCGCAGCCGAGAAGAGTTGCGACGCTTCGTCAGACGCTGGCTGGGCGGGGCGATCCTGGCTCAGCCGGCCGAGGGTTCAGGGTGACATCGCCGGACACCACGGGGATCAGCGGGTCCCGCGCACCAACCGTCCCGGTCGGGCCCCGGTGTCGACACCGTGGCGACGGGTCACTGCGCCACTGACGATCGTCGCATCGTAGCCACTTGCGCCCTGCACCAACCGCTTTCCGCCGGCGGGCAGGTCATAGGCCATGCTCGGCGCATGCAAGGTCAGCGCGTCCAGGTCGATGACGTTGATGTCGGCCTTCTTGCCCACCCCGATCACGCCGCGGTCCGACATGCCGTAGAGCTGCGCAGTGTCGTGTGACTGCTTTCGGATCACGTACTCCAGCGGCAGCTTCTCGCCGCGGTGCCGGTCGCGGGCCCAGTGCGTCAGCAGGAACGTCGGGTACGAGGCATCGCAGATCATGCTGCAGTGCGCGCCGCCGTCCGACAGCCCCAACACACCGGCCGGGTGCGTGAGCATCTCGCGGATGGCGTCGTGATTCCCGTCGGAGTAGTTGAACATCGGGTACATCAGCATCGCCCCGGCATTGGCCTCGAGCATCAGGTCGTACATCGCGGCCAGTGGGTCCAGGCCGCGCTGCTTGGCGATCGCCGCGACGGTGCGCTCGGCGGTCGGCTCGTAGTCCGGCGGTTCTCCGATGTGATAGAGCCGGTCCGCCACATTCTGCGCGAGCATGAACATGCCGTCGAACAACTTGGTCGGGTCGATCGGCAGGTCCTCCTCGGCCAGGATCGCCGCGCGCACCTGGGGGTCCGCGAGCCGCTCCGCCAGTTCCGCACGCGTGCATTCGGCCTGTAGACGCCGGTAGGTCGGACGGTGGGTGAAGGCGTGATGCCCTGGGAAGCCCAGCAGCATGCCGAACGGCCGCGCCGCCACCTGCGGGAACAACCGGCTACCGGCCTGATGTGCGGCCGCCGACAGATCGAGCTGCTCGCGCCACAGGTTCGGGTCGGCGTCGACCTGGATCAGCGCGAAGCTCATCGCGCAGTCGATCTCCTCGCCGAGGCGACGCATCCATTCGAGTTCCTTCTTGGGGGCGACGATGTCCTCGCCTGCCGCGCCCTGCGGGGCGAGCTCGAACACCGCGGCCTTACCGGCGGCGGCGGCCCGGCCCAGGGCAAACAGCTCGTCTTCAGCGGCGAAGGTACCCGGCACCGGCTCGCCGTCCATGGCGGTGTGCGCGATGGTCCGCGACGACGAAAAGCCCAGCGCCCCAGCCTCGATTGCCTCCTGCACCAGGGCAGCCATGGCCTTGATGTCATCGGGCGTGGCCGGTTCGTTGCGGGCACCGCGCTCCCCCATCGCGTACGCCCGGATCGCGCCGTGGGCGATCTGGGTGCCCATATCGACGGCGAGTTCACGCTTGCCGATCACGTCCAGATACTCACCGAAGGTCTCCCAGCCCCAGGTGATTCCCTCGGTCAGGGCGGTGCCGGGGATGTCCTCGACGCCCTCCATCAGGGAGATCAGCCATTCCTCCTGGCCGGGCTGGACCGGCGCGAATCCGACACCGCAGTTGCCCGCCACCACGGTGGTGACCCCGTGATTACTGGACGGCTCGAGCACATCGTCCCAGGAGACCTGCCCGTCGTAGTGCGTGTGGATGTCGACGAAGCCGGGGGCGACGATCTTGCCTGTGGCGTCGATGGTTTCGGCCGCATCGCCGGCCAGGGCCGGGTCGTGTGCACCGCGCCGGTGCACCTCGACGATCTTTCCGTCCTTGATCGCGACATCAGCGGTGAACCGGTCGGAACCGGTGCCGTCTACGACGGTGCCGCCGGTGATTTTGAGATCGAACACGAATTTGCTCCCTTGAGGCGTGGAGGCCGCTACGGTCGCAATGTAACACCGTTACAGTGCGACCGTAGCGAGTTTGTCCTTCTCAGCGGGAGGTCTTCCATGACCCTGGGCTCCACGCACACCGACAACCCCCGACGGGTGGACGCGATCGGCGATCCACCGGCGCGCCCCACCATGGTGCCGGCCGAGCGCTATTACTCTCCCGAGTTCGCCCGCCTCGAAGTGGAGCGCATGTGGCCACGGGTGTGGCAGGTCGCATGCACGGTCGATCATGTCGCCGATGCCGGCGACTACTTCGAATACCGTTGCGGCCCTTACTCGGTTCTGGTCATCCGCGGGGACGACGGCGAATTGCGCGCCTTCCAGAATGTCTGCCGCCACCGCGGCAATGCATTGTGCACCGGTGCCGGCTCGTCGCTGCGGGAGTTGAAATGCGGCTACCACGGCTGGACGTGGGATCTGGCCGGTGCACTCAAATGCATCCCGAACCGCAAAGGGTTCGGCGCGGTGCACATGTCCGAGTTTCCGCTGGCACCGGTGCAGGTCGACACCTGGGAGCGACTGGTCTTCATCAACCTCGACCCCGGGGCGATGCCGCTGGCCGACTACCTGGAGGCGGTCCCCGGCGATATCGCCTGGTGCGGCCTCGGTGACTTCCGTTGCTACGCCACGATGACCATCGACGTCGACGCCAATTGGAAAACGATCGCTGACGGATTCAGCGAGACCTATCACATTCAGACATTGCACCCCGAGTTGCACCGATGCATGGACGATGTCTATGCCCCGCAGACGATTTGGGGACATGCCGGCAAGTCCGAGCAGTTGTACGGCGTGGCGAGCCCGCAGCTCAAGGACACCCTGACTGACGCCGAGGTATGGGACGCCTACGTCTGCACCCAGGGGGCTTTGATGGGTGTCGCCGAGGGCACCCCTTTCCCGGAAGACGACTGCAACGGTCGACCGGTGTCCGCTGTGATCAGCGAGTACACACGAGCTTTCGCCGCCCAACGCGGTGTCGATCTGAGCTGGGCGAGTACGGACCAGATGATGCGGCTGCACCAGTACAACGTGTTTCCGAACATGACACTGCTGACCAACGCCGACCATCTCACGGTCATGACTTCCCGGCCCGGCGCGGATCCCGATCACGGCGAACTCGTCATGACCCTGTGGACTCGGATGCCTCCCGGGTCGCCGCGAACGAAGCCGGCCGATGTCCGGCTGACAGCCGAGGAGGCACACCCCGGTGTGGTGCTGACCCAGGACATCTCGGTCCTCGCCGGACTTCAGCGCGGGATGCACCAGCCTGGGTTCACTCATCTGACCCTGTCCAACGAGGAACGTCGGGTCATCAACCTGCACCGCAACCTCGACCGCTATCTGGAGCTACCCGAGTCCGATTGCATCGCGGGGGGCGATGAACGTTGACAGCCCAGAAGGGGCCCGCCGCAGGGAAACCCAAGGGCGAGCGAGACGCCGTCAACGCCGAGATCATTCTCGAGAACGCGGCTCATCTGATCGAGCGTCACGGCGTCGATGCGTTCTCCATGCGTGGCCTCGCCGAGCAGCTCGGGGTGGCGGCCACCTCGATCTATTGGCATGTGGGCGGTCGAGACAAACTCCTCGACAGCCTGGTTGACCGGTTACTCAGCCAGATGGCGCAGCTGCCGATGCAGGGTGACACCCCCGTCGAGCGCATTGCATCGCTCGCCCGATCCCAGCGGCAGGCACTCATCGAGCGTCAGCACCTGCTGGCCATCGCGCACGAGCGCGATCGGACGCCGCAGTTGTTCCTGCCGATACAGCAGAACTTGGCCGCGCAACTGGCCCAGTTGGGTGTGATCGGGGAGCATGGTGCGCTGGTCCTGCGAGCGGTGCAGGTGCACGTAATTTCGTCCGCGGTGATGCAGTTCTCGGCCGTCCGCGGAGCCAAACACGACGAGGAAGATCCATCGCTGTGGACCAACGACTGGCCCGATCAGGCGCTCGTTGAGGCACTTCAATCTCCAACCGACTACGACGCGGTGTTCGAGTACGGCCTGGGCGCGCTGCTGGCTGCGCTGGGGAACACCGCATAGCAGCGAACAACCTGAGCGACAAACTGATACGAGAGGGATGACCACATGCGTTTCGGAAACTTCATGGCCCCGTTCCACCCGGTCGGGCAGAACCCGACCCTCGCCATCGAGCGAGACCTCGCCCTGATCGCGGCCATGGACCGTCTGGGCTTCGAGGAGGCGTGGATCGGCGAACACCATTCCGCCGGGTTTGAAATCATCTCGTCGCCCGAGGTCTTCATCGCCGTCGCCGCGGAACGGACCAAGCACATCAAGCTCGGCACCGGCGTCAGCTCCTTGCCCTACCACAACCCGTTGATGCTGGCCGACCGTATGGTCCTGCTCGACCACCTGACCCGCGGCCGGGTGATGCTGGGCTGCGGCCCCGGCCAGCTCACCTCCGACGCGCACATGCTCGGGATCCCGGCCGACGAGCAGCGTCCACGCATGGAGCAGAGCCTCGACGCGATCATGCGACTGCTCCGCGGCGAGACCGTCACCATGGCTACCGACGGATTCACCCTGCAGGATGCGCGTCTGCAACTGAAGCCATACAGCGACCCGTGCTTCGACGTCGCTGTCGCAGCGTCGTTCTCGCCCACCGGTCCGCGCGGTGCCGGCAAGCACGGCATCGGCATGTTGTCGATCGCGGCCACCGCCAGGCAGGGCATGGATCTGCTTGCCCACCATTGGAAGACGTGGGAGGAGGTGGCGCACGAGCATGGCCACGTCGCCGACCGCTCGAAGTGGCGGCTGGTCGGTCCGATGCACCTGGCCGACACCCGCGAGCAGGCAGAGCGCGACGTCGAGTTCGGCATCGCGCCGTTCTCCCGATACTTCACCCACATCCTGCCCGGAGGCCCGGTGCAGGGCGACACACCGGCAGAGATCATCGCCAACAACCGGGAATCCGGCTTCGCAGTGATCGGCACCCCGGATGACGCCGTGGCCAAGATCGAGGAATTGATCGAGGCAAGCGATGGCGGGTTCGGGGCGTTTCTGCTCTTCGACCACGACTGGGCCCCGCCCGCGGCAAAGCTGCACAGCTACGAATTGTTCGCGGAGTACGTGATGCCGCACTTCACCGGTCAGCTCACCGGGCCGGCCGAATCCCACGACTGGGTCGTGGGCAGTGGGACCGAGTTCGTGGACCGGGCAGCACATGCGATCGGCAAGGCGATCGACGATCACGCCGCCGAGCAAGCCGCCAAACAGACCTCCAAGGTCTCGTAGGCGACCGGGGCTGGCATCAGGGCAGCACGGTCTTCATCAGCATGACGTTGTAGGCCGACCACAGCGACAGGTTGTAGTACAGCTCCTTGCCCGTCGACCACGGATGCAGATACGGCGCGTAGATGCCGCCAGGAATCTGCGACGAGGGTGCGATCAACTGCTCGGGCCCCCACGGACCCTGTGGTGCCGGCGCGGTCCGCATCACGACGTCGTTGGCCCCGTTGCCGTACAACACCAGGTACTGCTTGAGATACGTGTTGTACTGGGCCGACATTTCGCTCACGGGACCCGGGATCACCGGTGTCGCCGCCGCCGGATTACCCGGCACCCAGGCATTGCTGTCGGCGTTCCAGTATTCGTATTTGGTGAGATCCGGAATCAGCGCAGGAGCCACCCGTGCGATGTACGCCGATCCGCCTCGTCCGTTCGGGGTCCCGAAGGTGTACATGTAGGGATCGCCGGGTCCGGGCTTGAGGAACGCACCCATCTGGAAGTTCTGGTTACCGCCGGCGGGAGTACGGATCGTCCCGGGGTAGACGCCCCAGTTCTCCCCGTTGTCCGGTGACATCGCAATCGCCGAGAAGTTGGTCGACCACGCTCCCGGGCTGTCCCAGTTCCGGATCGACATGAAGTTCACATACTGATTGCGCCCCACCGCGACACCCGCGGTCGGGATGATGCCCGTCTCCTCCGGTGCCCGACCGATGCTGTTGATGATCTGCTTCGAAATGCCCTGCCGCCACACCGGCGATCCCGAGTACTTGTTGGCGACCACGCCGTCGGGCACGGCGACGGTGTTCGACAGCGCGCCGTCCTGGCTGCGGAACAACGCGTTGTACCGCCACTGCTTACCCGGAATGCCGCAGTAGCCGTTGGTGTCACCGAAGGCCATCAGCACCTGGCGGTTCACCGGATCCCCGTTGTCCCACATGATTCCGAGGTCGGTCCCGGTGATGGCGAAGCGCTTGATCGTCTGGTTGGGACTGTCGGGACCGGTCACCCACCCGACGATCGACGTGCCGGGGGGCGCACCCGGGGCCGGTTGCGCCGCGGGAGCGGGAGCGGGTGCAGGCGCGGCCGGGACCGG
Protein-coding regions in this window:
- a CDS encoding TetR family transcriptional regulator, with translation MARRRGWDGRPPASDEEASERIVAAAVALIAETGTGISIADVAASLGVIRQTVYRYFPTAEALMHAAAIASVEGFLDRLAESVRGITDPAEAMTEGVMFTLEEVARIPHIRIMLSGPQAATSSVNVASGEGQAFGMRMITRFDVDWEKYGYDETALRELVEFTLRTMLSFFVAPNEPGRSREELRRFVRRWLGGAILAQPAEGSG
- a CDS encoding metal-dependent hydrolase, yielding MTDLIVRKMRFAFADHRVPFLWNEDNPAFSSMANAVSFLAIAFEKMIGQMITEAMPFIADPAVAAEAQAFVRQEGQHSMAHRQHAKGLLKTYPALKETLDEVIKAFDDLTAQTPLKYRLAYTADLEATFTPVFKLMLDHDDTLFAPGDDRVASLFLWHFVEEVEHRSSALIIYDAVADDPWYRMRVAPSVFKHVWAVLKIATEGFNKHVPLAERQIDAVSMFGMQARKKALLQKLPFTKTAYDGPVANAFDHLPVREMLTALVGVVRSQIPGHNPAHENLPVLADEWFSRYEAGYDVTQWYTAGDAIEQKATTADV
- a CDS encoding TetR/AcrR family transcriptional regulator, which translates into the protein MTAQKGPAAGKPKGERDAVNAEIILENAAHLIERHGVDAFSMRGLAEQLGVAATSIYWHVGGRDKLLDSLVDRLLSQMAQLPMQGDTPVERIASLARSQRQALIERQHLLAIAHERDRTPQLFLPIQQNLAAQLAQLGVIGEHGALVLRAVQVHVISSAVMQFSAVRGAKHDEEDPSLWTNDWPDQALVEALQSPTDYDAVFEYGLGALLAALGNTA
- a CDS encoding aromatic ring-hydroxylating oxygenase subunit alpha; this encodes MTLGSTHTDNPRRVDAIGDPPARPTMVPAERYYSPEFARLEVERMWPRVWQVACTVDHVADAGDYFEYRCGPYSVLVIRGDDGELRAFQNVCRHRGNALCTGAGSSLRELKCGYHGWTWDLAGALKCIPNRKGFGAVHMSEFPLAPVQVDTWERLVFINLDPGAMPLADYLEAVPGDIAWCGLGDFRCYATMTIDVDANWKTIADGFSETYHIQTLHPELHRCMDDVYAPQTIWGHAGKSEQLYGVASPQLKDTLTDAEVWDAYVCTQGALMGVAEGTPFPEDDCNGRPVSAVISEYTRAFAAQRGVDLSWASTDQMMRLHQYNVFPNMTLLTNADHLTVMTSRPGADPDHGELVMTLWTRMPPGSPRTKPADVRLTAEEAHPGVVLTQDISVLAGLQRGMHQPGFTHLTLSNEERRVINLHRNLDRYLELPESDCIAGGDER
- a CDS encoding LmeA family phospholipid-binding protein, which translates into the protein MPTPPQRPGEPDRRGRGPVPPPDPATRRLPRPGRPEVPTEQFRARPRLPEAATEQIRARYQPPEAATEKITKPRAPAPAPDQLQPKPQPEAAKPSSQWRSPQAIVLIAVIAVALVVIGLTGGELFARHKAGSLLVSVAECVVEDNASVSFGVSPPFLWQHITGHYTNISVQTAGKQVQAAKGMTADVALSDIRLQGTADSKGTIGSLTATLTWTSAGIKDTVAENLPGVGALVTDVSTDPAAGTITMQAVGDTKVTAKPVVNNGNLDLQIIDVSGPFEKDTVQTALDALMTKLNDAYPLGIHADSVSVTDTGVVGRFSSQNASIPNDGSEDACFAKL
- a CDS encoding LLM class flavin-dependent oxidoreductase; amino-acid sequence: MRFGNFMAPFHPVGQNPTLAIERDLALIAAMDRLGFEEAWIGEHHSAGFEIISSPEVFIAVAAERTKHIKLGTGVSSLPYHNPLMLADRMVLLDHLTRGRVMLGCGPGQLTSDAHMLGIPADEQRPRMEQSLDAIMRLLRGETVTMATDGFTLQDARLQLKPYSDPCFDVAVAASFSPTGPRGAGKHGIGMLSIAATARQGMDLLAHHWKTWEEVAHEHGHVADRSKWRLVGPMHLADTREQAERDVEFGIAPFSRYFTHILPGGPVQGDTPAEIIANNRESGFAVIGTPDDAVAKIEELIEASDGGFGAFLLFDHDWAPPAAKLHSYELFAEYVMPHFTGQLTGPAESHDWVVGSGTEFVDRAAHAIGKAIDDHAAEQAAKQTSKVS
- a CDS encoding N-acyl-D-amino-acid deacylase family protein, with product MFDLKITGGTVVDGTGSDRFTADVAIKDGKIVEVHRRGAHDPALAGDAAETIDATGKIVAPGFVDIHTHYDGQVSWDDVLEPSSNHGVTTVVAGNCGVGFAPVQPGQEEWLISLMEGVEDIPGTALTEGITWGWETFGEYLDVIGKRELAVDMGTQIAHGAIRAYAMGERGARNEPATPDDIKAMAALVQEAIEAGALGFSSSRTIAHTAMDGEPVPGTFAAEDELFALGRAAAAGKAAVFELAPQGAAGEDIVAPKKELEWMRRLGEEIDCAMSFALIQVDADPNLWREQLDLSAAAHQAGSRLFPQVAARPFGMLLGFPGHHAFTHRPTYRRLQAECTRAELAERLADPQVRAAILAEEDLPIDPTKLFDGMFMLAQNVADRLYHIGEPPDYEPTAERTVAAIAKQRGLDPLAAMYDLMLEANAGAMLMYPMFNYSDGNHDAIREMLTHPAGVLGLSDGGAHCSMICDASYPTFLLTHWARDRHRGEKLPLEYVIRKQSHDTAQLYGMSDRGVIGVGKKADINVIDLDALTLHAPSMAYDLPAGGKRLVQGASGYDATIVSGAVTRRHGVDTGARPGRLVRGTR
- a CDS encoding DUF4185 domain-containing protein, producing the protein MSRRPRGASTMAAAAAIGLVVAVGVAPSASAEPCEGAAAAAQPLPNQAFQIPKPSKLAPLNRPIGHKPVGANDQAPLPKLGQLPLALLKALMPNSGQVRQKAAVVPAPNPGGVQPVPNVAQQAPVPAAPAPAPAPAAQPAPGAPPGTSIVGWVTGPDSPNQTIKRFAITGTDLGIMWDNGDPVNRQVLMAFGDTNGYCGIPGKQWRYNALFRSQDGALSNTVAVPDGVVANKYSGSPVWRQGISKQIINSIGRAPEETGIIPTAGVAVGRNQYVNFMSIRNWDSPGAWSTNFSAIAMSPDNGENWGVYPGTIRTPAGGNQNFQMGAFLKPGPGDPYMYTFGTPNGRGGSAYIARVAPALIPDLTKYEYWNADSNAWVPGNPAAATPVIPGPVSEMSAQYNTYLKQYLVLYGNGANDVVMRTAPAPQGPWGPEQLIAPSSQIPGGIYAPYLHPWSTGKELYYNLSLWSAYNVMLMKTVLP